A single Carassius carassius chromosome 3, fCarCar2.1, whole genome shotgun sequence DNA region contains:
- the rce1a gene encoding CAAX prenyl protease 2, producing the protein MVTFSSFSLSLCFHVTAAHFHHVIELLWFRQGTVSGIFLSAVFQFSYTAVFGAYTAFIFIRTGHLVGPVLCHSFCNYMGFPAVSTALDHPHRLTILSFYVLGVVLFFLLIFPMTDPLFYGFPTPVCTLTSTPGSICS; encoded by the exons ATGGTAAccttttcttctttctctctctctctgtgttttcatGTGACTGCAGCTCATTTTCACCATGTAATCGAGCTCCTGTGGTTCAGACAGGGCACTGTCTCAGGGATTTTCCTCTCTGCAG TGTTCCAGTTCTCCTACACTGCAGTATTTGGAGCTTATACAGCCTTTATATTCATCAGGACAG GTCATTTGGTGGGTCCTGTGCTGTGCCACTCCTTCTGCAATTACATGGGTTTTCCAGCTGTCAGCACGGCCCTGGACCACCCGCACCGCCTCACGATTCTCTCCTTCTACGTGCTGGGGGTCGttctcttcttcctcctcatcttccCCATGACTGACCCGCTCTTCTATGGTTTTCCCACACCCGTCTGCACCCTGACCTCCACACCTGGATCCATCTGCTCCTGA